In Mesorhizobium sp. J428, the genomic window CCGCCTTATCTCTGCTACATGGCGGGCGTGTCGGTCGAGGAATTCCGCAATCCCGACGGGACGGCCACCGCCACGGCCAACCGGACGGCGCTGCTCTCCGCTTCGCTCGCCTTCGTGCTCGGCTTCTCCACCGTATTCGTCGCACTGGGGGCCGGCGCCTCGTCGATCGGGCAATTGCTCAGGGTTTGGCAGCAGCCACTCGCCATGGCAGCGGGGCTCGCCATCATCCTGATGGGGCTGAATTTCCTCGGCGTCGTGCGCATCCCCTTCCTGTCGCGTGAGGCCCGCTTCCAGGCCGGCGGACAGCCGGCGTCGATGACCGCCGCCTATGTGATGGGGCTCGCCTTCGCCTTCGGCTGGACGCCCTGCATCGGACCGGTGCTCGGGCCGATCCTCACGCTCGCCGGCGGGCGCGATACGGTGGCCGACGGCGCGGCGCTGCTCGCAGCCTATTCGGCCGGGCTCGGCATCCCCTTCATTGTCGCGGCTCTGTTCTCGGGTGCGTTCATGCGCTTCGCCTCCCGCTTTCGCGCGCATCTCGGCCGGGTGGAGAAGGTCATGGGCGCGCTGCTGGTGGTGGCCGGCGTGCTGTTCCTCACCGGCGGGATCCAGAAGGCGTCCTACTGGCTGCTGGAGACGTTCCCGGCCCTCGGCACACTCGGCTGAGCCTTCTATGTCCGCGACGGGAACGTCGCGAGGATCACTCCGCCCATGACCAGCGCAATCCCCGCCGCATGGAACGGCTGGAACGTCTCGCCGAGGAAGATCACGGCCATCGTCACGGCGAAGGGTGGCATCAGATACATGAAGATGCCGGCTAGCGAAGCGCCCAGCGCGCGCACGCGTACTGAAAGCCGGAAAACGCCAGCAGCGAGGCGAAGACGACGATGCCGGCGATGGAAATCCAGTCCGAAGGCTGATCCGGCATCGAGCCGCCGAGCGCGAATTCGATGGCAGCGAACGGGGCAAGCATCAGCGTGGCGACCGACGCGACAAGACCGAAGAGGCCAAGATTGGATACGCCGCGCAGATCCGGAGAGCGGTAGAGGATAGAATAGACCGCCCAGCAGAAGGCGGCGGCGACGAACAGAACGTCGCCCCAGTGGAAATCGAGCCGCAACAGGTCGGTGAGATCGCCCTTGAGCACGATGACGGCGACACCGGCAAAGGCGATCGCGGAGCCGATCGCCTCGCGCATTCCGATCGCGCGGCCGAAGAAGGCTGCCTCGATCAGGATGATGAATACGGACGAACTGGTCATGATCAGCGTGCCGTTGGTCGCGGTGGTGCTTGTGAGCGCCAGATAGACGCCTGCGCCGCACACAACCATGCCAAGGAAGGAGAGTGTTGTGACCAGCCCCGGCCGCGACGTCAGTACCGTCCAAAATATCTGCCGCTCTCGCAGCAGGAACGGCGTCAGAACCAGCGCCACAAGCGCCCAACGGATGAAGGCGAGGGTGAACGGCGCCACGTCGCCGATCACCGCGCGGCCGAAGATCAGGTTGGTTGAGAACAGAAGCGGCGTCGCCAGCATTACCAGCACCGCAAGCGCGTTCGCGCGAGTCGTCTCGTTAGCCATTCGTTCGCCAGCTCCCATCGCCTCGCATTGGAGCGGACGCGGCCGGGTGATACAGATGCGCCGAATCCCGATCAACACGCACCGCGGATCCTTTCATGAGCCAGAGAAGCTGCCTGACGATTATCCTTGCCGCCGGCGAAGGCACGCGCATGAAGGGTGCCATTCCGAAGGTGCTGCACGAGATCGCCGGCCTGCCGATGGTCGCGCATGTGGCGAAGGCAGCGATCGCGGCGGGGGCATGGACGTTGCCATCGTCGTCGGGCGCGGCGGCGAGGCGGTGCGCAAGGCGGTGACGCCGTTTGCTCTGGGGGCGGAGAGCTTCGAGCAGGTGGAGCGGCTCGGCACCGCGCATGCGGTGCTCGCTGCCCGCGCAGCGATCGCGCGCGGCTATGACGACGTGCTGGTGATGTTTGGCGACACGCCGCTGATCGCGCCCGCGCCGCTCGCGGCCGCGCGAAAGCTGGTCGCGGAAGGCAATGCAGTCGCGGTCATCGGCTTCCGCACCGAGGCGCCTGCCGGCTACGGCCGGCTGATCGAGAAGGACGGCCGACTGGTTGCGATCCGCGAGGACAAGGATTGCTCGCCCGAGGAAAGGAAGATCGGCTTCTGCAATGGCGGGCTGATGGCGATCGACGGGCGCGAAGCGCTGGCGCTGCTCGACGGGGTCGGCAATGCCAATGCCAAGGGGGAGTATTATCTGACGGACATCGTCGAGATCGCGAATGCGCGTGGGCTGAAGGTAACCGCCACCGAGGCCGACTACGAGAATCTGCTGGGGATCAACAACCGCGCCGAGCTCGCAGAGGCGGAAGGCATCTGGCAGAAGCGCGCGCGGCGCGAGGCGATGCTGTCAGGTGTGACGATGATTGCGCCCGAGACGGTGTTCCTCTCGTACGACACCGAGATTGGCGCGGACACAGTCCTCGAACCCAACGTCGTCTTCGGCCCCGGCGCCAAGATCGCGTCTGGGGTCACCATCCACGCCTTCTCGCATATCGAGGGCGCGACGGTCGCGAGCGGCAGCAATATCGGGCCGTTCGCGCGGCTGCGGCCCGGCGCGGAACTGCAGGAGAAGGCCCGCGTCGGCAATTTCGTGGAGATCAAGAAGGCGGTGGTCGGGCCGGGCGCCAAGGTGAACCACCTGACCTATATCGGCGACGCCGAAATCGGTGCGGGGGCGAATATCGGCGCAGGCACCATCACCTGCAACTATGACGGCTACAACAAGCACCTGACGCGGATCGGGGCAGGGGCTTTCATCGGCTCGAACTCGGCGCTGGTGGCCCCCGTCTCGGTCGGCGACAATGCATATGTCGCATCCGGCAGCGTGATCACCGAGAACGTGCCCGACGACGGCCTCGCCTTCGGCCGCGCGAGGCAGGAGACGAAGCCTGGCCGGGCAAAGGCGCTGCGGGAACGGTACGCGGCACTCAAGGCCAAGAAGCACGAGTGAGGGCGTTGCCTCCGCCTGAGGGGAGCCGCCGACGGTCTTGCGACGAGCAAGTTCAAATGTTCGCTGTGCTGTAAGACTTCCTGAAAACTATTCTGTCATGCTCGGAACAATCGTGGCGGTCGTCCGCTGCAATGGATTGAAACCAAGTTTGACTTCCGGCCGGGCCGCGCGCTGCCTACATGAGCGACGCATTGGCGAATTCCGGGCGAATCGAGGGGTAGGTCTGCATGTGCGGTATCGTAGGCATCGTCGGCTCGACGCCGGTCGCGCCGCTGATCGTGGAGGCACTCAAGCGGCTCGAATATCGCGGCTATGATTCCGCCGGCGTCGCCACCGTCGAGCACGGCAAGCTCGAACGCCGCCGTGCCGAAGGCAAACTGGTCAATCTCGAACGCCGCTTGAAGGCAGAGCCGCTCGACGGTTTCATCGGCATCGGCCACACCCGATGGGCGACGCATGGCGTGCCGAACGAGGTCAACGCCCATCCGCATTTCTCCAAGGATGTCGCGATCGTCCATAACGGCATCATCGAGAACTTCGCCGAGCTGAAGGCGGAGCTGCAGAAGGACGGCTACGAGTTCACCTCGCAGACCGATACGGAAGTCGTCGCGCATCTGGTGTCGCGCGAACTCGCGCGGGGCAAGTCGCCGAAGGACGCCGCCTTCGCTACGCTGAAGCGGCTGGAAGGCGCTTTCGCGCTCGCGATCATGTTCCGCGGCGATGAAGACCTGATTGTCGGCGCCCGGAACGGCCCGCCGCTGGCCGTCGGGCACGGGGAGGGCGAGATGTATCTCGGCTCCGACGCGATCGCGCTCGCGCCCTTCACGAACTCGATCACCTATCTCGAGGATGGCGACTGGGTGGTGGTGCGCCGCAACGAGATGCAGATCCACGACATGTCGGGCGCCCCGGTGGAGCGCAAACGCACCCAGTCGGTGGGC contains:
- a CDS encoding cytochrome c biogenesis CcdA family protein is translated as MAIDIGYLSAVGAGALSFLSPCVLPLVPPYLCYMAGVSVEEFRNPDGTATATANRTALLSASLAFVLGFSTVFVALGAGASSIGQLLRVWQQPLAMAAGLAIILMGLNFLGVVRIPFLSREARFQAGGQPASMTAAYVMGLAFAFGWTPCIGPVLGPILTLAGGRDTVADGAALLAAYSAGLGIPFIVAALFSGAFMRFASRFRAHLGRVEKVMGALLVVAGVLFLTGGIQKASYWLLETFPALGTLG
- a CDS encoding EamA family transporter, yielding MYLMPPFAVTMAVIFLGETFQPFHAAGIALVMGGVILATFPSRT
- a CDS encoding DMT family transporter — encoded protein: MANETTRANALAVLVMLATPLLFSTNLIFGRAVIGDVAPFTLAFIRWALVALVLTPFLLRERQIFWTVLTSRPGLVTTLSFLGMVVCGAGVYLALTSTTATNGTLIMTSSSVFIILIEAAFFGRAIGMREAIGSAIAFAGVAVIVLKGDLTDLLRLDFHWGDVLFVAAAFCWAVYSILYRSPDLRGVSNLGLFGLVASVATLMLAPFAAIEFALGGSMPDQPSDWISIAGIVVFASLLAFSGFQYACARWALR